The nucleotide sequence CAAGTAGGTGGAGACGTCGTACCGCTCCTCCCACGCCTTCACCACTTCCGGGTTCACCTTGCCGGTCTGGTGATCGAAGACCTGCATCGGCCGTCCATCCTCGCCGCGCGGGCTGAACACGGCATCGAATGACTGCATCTGCCCGCCGTAGTCGCCCAGCACCTGCTCCAGTTGCACGAATTCCTTCATGCTCATGATCTCTTTGCCATGGAAACGGAACAGGTTGCGCTCCTTGCCGCCGGCGTCGTAGTAGAAGTTGTCGCCCTTCAGCAGGTCGATGTCGGTGAAGCTGCGGAAATCCTCCGGGTCGGGCGACGTGGACCACGTCCCGCCGAACACATCCGGATAGTTGATCTCCAGCCACAGCGACGACCATCCGCCCGACGAGTGCCCGGTCAGCAAGCGCCCCCGCGGCACCCCGTCCATGCGGAACTTCTTCTCCAGGTACGGGATGAACTCTCGGGTCAGCGCCTCGCCCCACGGCCCGTTGTTCACCGAGTCGGCGAACTCATGATGGCCCAGGGGACACTCGCCGTTGAGGAAGACGTAGATCATCTCCGGGGTCTTCCCCGACGACATGGCCGCCGCAATCTCGCGCCCGCGGTAATGTGCGCTGTCGAGGTAGTTTCCCTGGTACCCGTGGATCTCGTACACCGCCGGGTAGCGCCGGCTCGGCTCCTTGCTGTAGCTCGGCGGCAACAGCACCACGGCCTCGACCGTGATGGGGCGTCCCCAGAACTTGCTGAGCACGCGGCTCTCCATCGACACAAGCTTCTGGCTCACCGTGTCCTTGAACTCCTGCCCCGCCACGCGCTTGCTCAAAGTGAGCGCTACCGCCGCCGGCTTCGCCGGATCGAAGCCATGCTGTTCGATGACGTCGCTGTGCAGGTCTCCGCCGTCGGCGCGCGTCTTGTAACTGTAATTGTGGTTGACGTCCAGTAGCGCCATGAAACGGTAGTCGCCGACGCTGGCCTGCGCGAAGGGCTTGGGGAACGACAGCGTGGGCGCTACCTCGATGGGCGTCCCCGGCTCGAGGTCATGCACCTCGACCGCCTCCACCCACACCCTTGATGGATTCATCAGATCCGGCGCCAGCAGCTTGCCGTCGGCTGCGCTCTGGGTCATGAAGACCAATAGCCGGCCGGACACGGCCTTGTCCGCGACCTCCGGAGCCACGCTGATCTGGAACCGTACCGGTTGCTGCGCCTGCGCGCTCGCCGCAAGCAGCAGAATGACCTGCAGGAAGAAGAAGATTCGTCCCCTCATCCGCCCTCCGATCTACGATTGTACCGTCGGTGACGCCGATCACCGCGCACCGGGTACTTCGTACTTGTTGCCGTACCGGGGCTGCCGTATAGTCTTTGCGCCGACATTTCCTCCCCCGAGGCAGCGTCCCGGGCGAGTGTCTGTTCCGAGGCACATCATGCAGCCGCAAGAGTTCTGGCGCCAGATGGGGCGCCGTATCGCACCCTACGACCTGCTCTGCCATCCCTTTTACAAGGCCTGGAGCGCAGGCGAGCTCACCCGCGAAGACCTGAAGGAATACGCCTGCGATTATTTCCATCACGTCGCCGGTCTTCCCGATTACCTCAGCGAATTCCAGTCTCACCTGTCGGAAGGCCCGCTGCTCCGCGCCGTCACGGCCAACCGTGACGACGAGATGGGCGTCGGCTCGCCCGACGGCCGTCCCCACCACGAGATCTGGCTCGATTTCGCCCAGGGCATGGGCGCCAGTCCCGCCGAGGTCCGCGCTCACCAGCCGGTGGAAGAGATTCGCGAGCTCATCGACACCTTCATGCACATCGCCCGCACCGGCTCGAACCCCGAGGTGCTGGCCGCGCTCTGGGCCTACGAATCACAGGTCCCGCGCCTCGCCCGGGAGAAGTATGTGAAGCTGCGCGAGAAGTACGGCGCCGACGATGTTACCTGCGGCTACTTCGATCTGCACGCCATCGCCGACGTCTACCACTCCTCGACCTGGAAGCGGAAGCTCGAATACGAGCTGCGCGACAACCCGGGAAGCGAGGAAGCCGCCCTGCAGGCCGCCGAGACCGCCGCTAAGGCCTTGTGGCATGCCCTCGACGGCATCGACCGCAAGCGCAAAGCGCGCGTCGCCGCCTGAGCAGTCGATAGCGCATAGTTCATAGTGAGGCTTGCATCCGCTATG is from Terriglobales bacterium and encodes:
- a CDS encoding alpha/beta hydrolase-fold protein: MRGRIFFFLQVILLLAASAQAQQPVRFQISVAPEVADKAVSGRLLVFMTQSAADGKLLAPDLMNPSRVWVEAVEVHDLEPGTPIEVAPTLSFPKPFAQASVGDYRFMALLDVNHNYSYKTRADGGDLHSDVIEQHGFDPAKPAAVALTLSKRVAGQEFKDTVSQKLVSMESRVLSKFWGRPITVEAVVLLPPSYSKEPSRRYPAVYEIHGYQGNYLDSAHYRGREIAAAMSSGKTPEMIYVFLNGECPLGHHEFADSVNNGPWGEALTREFIPYLEKKFRMDGVPRGRLLTGHSSGGWSSLWLEINYPDVFGGTWSTSPDPEDFRSFTDIDLLKGDNFYYDAGGKERNLFRFHGKEIMSMKEFVQLEQVLGDYGGQMQSFDAVFSPRGEDGRPMQVFDHQTGKVNPEVVKAWEERYDVSTYLRKNWKQIGPKLKGKIRVWVGSVDNFHLEGSARLLEQTLKELDAGAKVTYLEGRDHFDLYRGGLAEEIAKEMYAVVRAKQSPAVSRQSPAPAANRVGGADTR
- a CDS encoding iron-containing redox enzyme family protein, whose translation is MQPQEFWRQMGRRIAPYDLLCHPFYKAWSAGELTREDLKEYACDYFHHVAGLPDYLSEFQSHLSEGPLLRAVTANRDDEMGVGSPDGRPHHEIWLDFAQGMGASPAEVRAHQPVEEIRELIDTFMHIARTGSNPEVLAALWAYESQVPRLAREKYVKLREKYGADDVTCGYFDLHAIADVYHSSTWKRKLEYELRDNPGSEEAALQAAETAAKALWHALDGIDRKRKARVAA